The genomic segment CCTGGCGGGCGGGCGGTTGTGCCTGGACTTCACCAACACCATCAGCCAGCACGCGCCCGAGCCGGAGGGCGACTGGCTGCACGACTACGCCGACCTGGTGTGGTGGGTCCTGCGCGCGGGGGTGCTGGACGAGGCGGCGGCGGAGAAGCTCTTCAACCGCGCGGGCGGGGAGCCGGCGCGAGCGGCGGAGGTGTTCGCGCGCGCCATCGAGTTCCGCGAGGCGCTGTTCCGCGTGCTCTCGTCGTCCGACGACGCCAGGGAGATGTCGGCGGACGACCTGGCGGTGGTGAACCGCGAGCTCTCCGCCGCGCTCGTACACCTGCGGGTGCGGCCGGAGGGGGAGGGCTTTGCCTGGGGGTGGGACGACGGCGGGCTGGACCGGGTGCTGTGGCCCGTGGTGCGCGACGCCGCCGAGCTGCTGGTCTCCGAAGACCTGGCGCGCGTGGGCGGGTGCGCGGGCGAGCGGTGCGACTGGCTGTACCTGGACACCAGCCGCAACCGCAGCCGCCGCTGGTGCACCATGGCCGACTGCGGCAACCGCGCCAAGGCCAGGCGCCACTACCACCGCCACCGCGAGACCGCCGAGCCTAGCTCATGACGTAGATCCGGAAAGGCCTCAC from the Longimicrobium sp. genome contains:
- a CDS encoding ABATE domain-containing protein, which produces MSIGENPFAARTLAGGRLCLDFTNTISQHAPEPEGDWLHDYADLVWWVLRAGVLDEAAAEKLFNRAGGEPARAAEVFARAIEFREALFRVLSSSDDAREMSADDLAVVNRELSAALVHLRVRPEGEGFAWGWDDGGLDRVLWPVVRDAAELLVSEDLARVGGCAGERCDWLYLDTSRNRSRRWCTMADCGNRAKARRHYHRHRETAEPSS